From a region of the Lentilactobacillus curieae genome:
- a CDS encoding response regulator transcription factor has translation MSRVLIIEDEKNLSRFVELELQHEGYETQVELDGRKGLDAALNENFDVILLDLMLPELNGMEVARRLREKKNTPIIMMTARDSVIDRVSGFDHGADDYIVKPFAIEELLARIRALLRRIQIENDQQKGNKKTVTFKDLTIEKESRIVRRGDEVINLTKREYELLLALMENVDVVLARDVLLTKVWGYDSEVETNVVDVYIRYLRNKIDRPGENSYIQTVRGTGYVMRS, from the coding sequence ATGAGTCGAGTTTTAATTATTGAAGATGAAAAAAATCTTTCCCGATTTGTAGAATTGGAATTACAACATGAGGGCTACGAAACCCAAGTTGAGTTAGATGGTCGTAAGGGTTTAGATGCTGCGTTAAATGAAAACTTTGACGTAATTTTACTAGACTTAATGCTTCCTGAACTTAATGGTATGGAAGTTGCCCGTCGCCTAAGAGAAAAGAAAAACACCCCAATCATTATGATGACTGCTCGTGATTCAGTTATCGACCGAGTATCTGGTTTTGATCACGGTGCGGACGACTACATCGTTAAGCCATTTGCAATTGAAGAATTGCTTGCCAGAATTCGGGCATTACTAAGAAGAATTCAAATTGAAAATGACCAACAAAAGGGCAACAAGAAGACCGTTACTTTCAAGGATTTAACTATTGAAAAAGAAAGTCGGATCGTTCGTCGTGGCGACGAGGTAATCAACCTTACGAAGCGTGAGTATGAATTGTTGCTGGCATTGATGGAAAATGTCGATGTTGTTTTAGCACGTGATGTCCTATTAACCAAGGTTTGGGGATATGATTCAGAAGTTGAGACTAACGTTGTCGATGTTTACATTAGATACTTAAGAAACAAAATTGATCGTCCCGGAGAAAACAGCTATATCCAAACTGTTCGGGGCACTGGGTACGTGATGCGTTCATGA
- a CDS encoding sensor histidine kinase yields the protein MITEGKKKKRTSLRLKWSFFTSIGVFIIVLIFSVLIYNRFTNVLIQQERGYINNTLMTVSNRLSSFDSPFDKPGVNSMLRPDITSKGENDALVDKKTNQNIYSDSLIVNLSRDSMVVNVYSTDNKLLFESRKSNFDFKKSDKKKVSLIREHGQQVMVGRMPVLSKQNGSLVGYVQVTDTLNNYHTTVRKLIAIMVILVILAVIISVVVAYFLASELLKPMKEIQRTISEIKENPDSDERVPDLHTNDEIADLGNLFNGMLDQTQRYMNQQSQFVEDVSHELRTPVAVIQGHMEMLLRWGKDDPQVLDESLKASLQETKRMQSLVAEMLDLSRAEQIEINYSDEVTKVNEVFDQVNNDFKMIHPEFTFIVDDDTDGDIYVQIYRNHLEQVLVILIDNAIKYSKDRKEIHTSISTTPSTVNIAVQDFGEGISSEDISKVFNRFYRVDKARSRDKGGNGLGLSIAHRLIEAYHGDISIESSLGYGSIFQIKLPILKNKQDDDTEENSADLDK from the coding sequence ATGATCACTGAAGGTAAAAAGAAAAAAAGGACCTCACTTAGACTAAAGTGGTCCTTTTTCACATCTATAGGTGTATTTATTATTGTCCTGATTTTTTCTGTGTTGATTTATAACCGGTTTACGAATGTTTTGATTCAGCAAGAGCGTGGCTATATAAATAATACATTGATGACGGTCTCAAATCGGTTGTCAAGTTTTGATTCCCCATTTGACAAGCCAGGAGTTAATTCTATGCTTCGTCCGGATATTACCTCAAAGGGAGAGAACGATGCACTGGTTGATAAAAAAACCAACCAAAACATCTATTCTGATTCTTTGATTGTGAACTTATCGCGCGACAGCATGGTGGTTAATGTGTACAGCACAGATAATAAGTTGCTATTTGAATCTCGAAAGTCAAACTTTGATTTCAAAAAAAGTGACAAGAAAAAGGTCTCATTAATTCGTGAACACGGTCAACAGGTCATGGTTGGGCGGATGCCTGTTTTGTCTAAGCAAAACGGCTCATTAGTTGGTTACGTTCAAGTTACTGATACGCTGAATAATTATCACACTACTGTCAGAAAACTGATTGCTATTATGGTTATTTTGGTAATCCTGGCCGTAATTATTTCAGTTGTAGTAGCTTACTTTTTGGCATCTGAATTACTTAAGCCGATGAAGGAAATCCAACGCACTATTTCTGAGATTAAAGAGAATCCCGATTCTGATGAACGAGTTCCTGACCTGCATACAAACGATGAAATAGCTGATCTTGGAAACTTATTCAACGGGATGCTTGATCAGACTCAGCGGTACATGAACCAGCAAAGTCAGTTTGTGGAAGATGTTTCTCACGAGTTGCGGACACCGGTTGCCGTTATTCAAGGACACATGGAAATGTTATTGCGATGGGGTAAAGATGATCCTCAAGTCTTAGACGAGTCCTTGAAGGCATCTTTACAAGAAACCAAACGGATGCAATCTTTGGTTGCTGAAATGCTGGATCTTTCAAGAGCTGAGCAAATTGAAATCAATTATAGTGATGAAGTGACTAAAGTTAATGAAGTCTTTGATCAAGTTAACAATGACTTCAAGATGATTCATCCGGAGTTTACGTTTATTGTTGATGATGACACCGATGGGGATATATACGTCCAAATTTATCGAAATCATTTAGAGCAGGTATTAGTCATTCTGATTGATAATGCTATTAAGTACTCTAAAGATCGCAAGGAAATCCACACTTCAATTTCAACGACACCTTCGACCGTAAACATTGCGGTTCAAGATTTTGGTGAAGGAATTTCTAGTGAAGATATTTCAAAAGTATTTAACCGCTTCTACAGAGTTGATAAGGCGCGCTCGAGGGATAAAGGTGGAAATGGATTGGGATTATCAATCGCCCACAGGTTAATTGAAGCCTATCATGGTGATATATCAATTGAGAGTTCACTAGGGTATGGATCAATTTTCCAAATCAAGCTGCCAATTCTGAAAAATAAGCAGGATGATGATACAGAAGAAAATTCTGCAGATCTAGATAAATAA
- the yidC gene encoding membrane protein insertase YidC, whose product MKKAKSLTVFGLISMLAIVLSGCVQTTKSGKPYGFVYDYLAKPGQAIMEWIANFTGSYGWAIIVLTVVVRMFLLPMMVKQMKSSTIQQEKMQLVRPQLNEIQKRQKAAKTPEEQAAVSQAMMAVYKENNISMTGGIGCLPLIIQMPIFAGLYAAIRYSPELSHEIFMGIKLGQASWVLALLSFLSYLLQSYLSILGVPKEQKKQMGAMMLMSPVMILFFTLSAPAGLGLYFFIGGLFACLQTLIINLYRPKIRKDIAEEMKDIKKVNVDDLIPKQEPQQPTQLNHNNQSNNNQTNNNNNRKRNAGKQQRNRK is encoded by the coding sequence ATGAAAAAAGCAAAATCACTCACTGTGTTTGGATTAATCTCCATGCTAGCAATTGTGCTAAGTGGATGTGTCCAAACTACAAAGTCTGGCAAACCTTACGGGTTCGTATACGATTATTTGGCAAAGCCAGGACAGGCAATCATGGAATGGATTGCTAACTTTACCGGTTCATATGGCTGGGCAATCATCGTACTGACTGTTGTCGTTAGAATGTTCTTACTTCCAATGATGGTCAAACAGATGAAAAGCTCAACAATTCAACAGGAAAAGATGCAACTGGTTAGACCACAACTAAACGAAATTCAAAAGCGCCAAAAAGCAGCTAAAACTCCAGAGGAGCAAGCCGCTGTTAGCCAAGCAATGATGGCCGTCTACAAAGAGAACAACATTTCAATGACAGGTGGAATTGGTTGTTTACCATTAATTATTCAAATGCCAATTTTTGCTGGTCTATATGCTGCAATTAGGTATTCACCAGAACTTTCTCACGAAATATTTATGGGCATTAAGTTAGGACAAGCAAGTTGGGTATTAGCGTTACTTTCATTCTTGTCTTACCTGCTTCAAAGTTACCTTTCAATTCTTGGGGTTCCTAAAGAGCAGAAAAAACAAATGGGCGCAATGATGTTGATGAGCCCTGTCATGATCCTGTTCTTTACGCTGAGTGCACCGGCCGGATTGGGACTTTACTTCTTCATCGGTGGACTGTTTGCTTGTTTGCAAACCTTAATTATCAATTTATATCGGCCTAAGATTAGAAAAGATATTGCAGAAGAAATGAAAGACATCAAGAAAGTTAATGTGGACGATTTAATTCCTAAGCAAGAACCACAACAACCTACCCAGTTAAACCACAATAATCAAAGTAACAACAATCAAACAAACAACAATAATAATCGCAAACGAAACGCCGGCAAACAACAAAGAAATCGAAAGTAG
- a CDS encoding acylphosphatase, whose amino-acid sequence MKKTVDIIVIGRVQGVGFRYATIRLADSLEVDGYVENLPDGSVHIVASANDNQLNQFINSVKASPTPYGKVTSTKIHYTTSNVNKGFDVKY is encoded by the coding sequence ATGAAAAAAACAGTGGATATCATTGTGATAGGCCGAGTCCAAGGTGTTGGATTCAGATATGCAACAATCAGGCTGGCTGATAGTCTGGAAGTTGACGGTTACGTTGAAAATCTTCCAGACGGCTCAGTGCACATAGTTGCATCAGCTAACGACAACCAGTTAAATCAGTTTATTAATAGCGTTAAGGCATCGCCTACGCCATACGGAAAAGTCACCTCTACCAAAATCCATTATACAACCTCAAACGTTAATAAAGGGTTTGATGTTAAATATTAA
- a CDS encoding TrmH family RNA methyltransferase translates to MEILTSNQNQRVKDWKKLQSKKQRTKTSSYIIEGWHLIDEAQKSGKEFEEIMVVDPDDLDDLNISSSTSIFQITEEIADHISSTKTPQGIFAVLPTESYHEEVPDDVKGRWILLDNVQDPGNLGTIVRTADAAGLKGVVLGGSSVDIYNPKLIRSMQGSHFHIALYSGDLDEWMNKFKQNEIPVFGTELNENAKSYKDVGHPSDFALVMGNEGNGMSESLLSKTTQNLYIPMNGNAESLNVAVAAGIVMFQLVNS, encoded by the coding sequence ATGGAAATATTAACTTCAAATCAGAATCAACGTGTTAAAGATTGGAAGAAACTTCAAAGTAAAAAACAAAGAACAAAGACTTCTTCTTATATTATAGAGGGTTGGCACTTAATTGACGAAGCTCAAAAAAGTGGCAAAGAATTCGAAGAAATAATGGTTGTTGACCCTGATGACTTAGATGATTTAAATATTAGTTCAAGTACTAGTATCTTTCAAATAACCGAAGAAATTGCTGATCATATTTCATCTACGAAGACTCCTCAAGGGATATTTGCTGTTTTACCCACTGAATCATATCATGAAGAAGTTCCGGATGATGTCAAGGGGCGCTGGATATTGTTGGATAATGTTCAAGATCCAGGGAATCTGGGAACGATTGTCAGAACAGCAGATGCTGCAGGACTAAAGGGTGTTGTTTTAGGTGGTAGTAGTGTCGATATTTACAATCCGAAATTAATTCGTTCTATGCAGGGTAGTCATTTTCACATTGCACTATACTCAGGTGACCTTGATGAATGGATGAACAAATTTAAGCAAAATGAAATTCCCGTATTTGGTACTGAATTAAACGAAAATGCAAAATCTTATAAAGATGTAGGTCATCCTAGTGACTTTGCATTAGTAATGGGGAATGAAGGAAACGGTATGAGTGAGAGCTTACTCTCTAAAACTACGCAAAACCTTTATATTCCTATGAATGGTAACGCCGAATCGCTTAACGTTGCGGTTGCTGCAGGAATTGTTATGTTTCAACTTGTAAATAGTTAG
- a CDS encoding HD domain-containing protein has translation MQRDEWKNDELYVSIVEDLLSTDLVQSMANYTQHHNSTRLEHSLAVSFDSYQIARRANLDYRSVARAGLLHDLFFYDWRTTKFDLGSHAYIHPRVALRNAEKITDLNDMEKDIILKHMWGVTLARPKYRESVIVSLVDDYEAVHEFMQPFKKRIIARLKA, from the coding sequence ATGCAAAGAGATGAATGGAAGAACGACGAATTATACGTTTCAATCGTCGAAGATTTGCTATCAACTGACTTAGTTCAAAGCATGGCTAATTACACACAACATCACAATTCGACTCGACTTGAACATTCGTTAGCTGTTTCGTTTGACAGTTACCAAATTGCAAGGCGTGCTAATCTTGACTACCGTTCTGTAGCCAGAGCGGGATTGTTGCATGACCTGTTCTTTTACGACTGGCGAACAACAAAGTTCGACCTTGGTTCGCATGCATACATTCACCCTCGAGTTGCGTTGCGTAATGCTGAAAAGATTACAGATCTCAACGATATGGAAAAGGACATTATCCTTAAACATATGTGGGGGGTTACTTTAGCTCGTCCTAAGTATAGGGAAAGTGTTATTGTTTCACTCGTTGACGACTATGAGGCTGTCCATGAATTTATGCAACCTTTTAAAAAACGGATTATTGCAAGGCTTAAAGCTTAG
- a CDS encoding winged helix-turn-helix transcriptional regulator, which yields MRTNLSIKDPVNYYLCPRFEKTFSFLGKKWNGLIIDVLLQEGSLRFREIARQIPKCSDRVLVERLRELEEDGVLIRNDYEDSSLIEYSLTKQGEELAPIMKQLHDWSEKWYPVNKC from the coding sequence ATGAGAACGAATTTATCTATAAAAGACCCAGTTAACTATTATCTTTGTCCACGCTTTGAAAAAACATTTTCATTCTTAGGCAAAAAGTGGAATGGACTAATCATTGACGTTCTTCTGCAAGAAGGATCTTTACGTTTCCGTGAAATTGCTCGCCAGATTCCTAAGTGCTCCGATCGGGTTCTAGTAGAACGCTTGCGTGAACTAGAAGAAGACGGTGTATTAATTAGAAATGATTACGAAGATTCATCATTGATTGAATATTCACTGACTAAACAAGGTGAAGAACTTGCTCCAATTATGAAGCAACTTCATGATTGGTCAGAAAAATGGTATCCAGTTAACAAATGTTAG
- the pheS gene encoding phenylalanine--tRNA ligase subunit alpha encodes MSLREDLTNIRTENLKVIETTGDLKKLNDIRVNLLGKKGPITTALRSIKDLPVEERPEVGSYANEIRDDLTQAIANQKEKLETAEMNERLAKESIDVTLPGTELPQGQPHVIQQIIDQIVDLFLGMGYEVLTGPEVEEEKYNFEMMNLPKDHPARDMQDTFYLTSDILMRTQTSPMQARTLEKHDFSQGPLKMISPGIVYRRDTDDPTHSHQFHQVEGLVIDEHITMADLKGTLITMTHEIFGDKFDIRLRPSYFPFTEPSVEVDVTCFNCMGKGCDVCKHTGWIEVLGAGMVHPNVLKMAGVDPDVYGGFAFGLGPDRFAMLQYGVTDIRDFYLNDVRFLNQFDKRSN; translated from the coding sequence ATGTCTTTAAGAGAAGACTTAACTAACATTAGAACGGAAAATCTTAAGGTAATTGAGACAACTGGTGACCTTAAGAAGTTGAACGATATTCGGGTAAACTTGCTCGGAAAAAAGGGACCAATTACCACTGCCTTGAGATCAATCAAGGATTTACCGGTTGAAGAACGACCAGAAGTTGGTAGTTATGCAAATGAAATAAGGGATGACTTGACGCAAGCTATCGCTAACCAAAAGGAAAAGCTGGAAACAGCAGAGATGAATGAACGGTTAGCCAAGGAATCAATTGATGTTACCTTGCCAGGAACTGAATTACCCCAAGGCCAACCACATGTTATCCAACAAATTATTGATCAAATCGTAGACTTATTCTTAGGAATGGGCTACGAGGTATTGACTGGCCCCGAAGTTGAAGAAGAAAAATATAACTTTGAAATGATGAACCTTCCTAAGGACCACCCTGCACGTGATATGCAGGATACCTTTTATTTAACTAGCGATATATTAATGAGAACTCAAACATCACCAATGCAAGCAAGAACTTTGGAAAAGCATGATTTTAGCCAAGGACCTTTAAAGATGATCTCACCAGGAATCGTTTATCGACGTGATACTGATGATCCAACCCACTCTCATCAATTTCATCAGGTTGAAGGGTTGGTAATCGATGAACACATTACCATGGCTGACTTAAAGGGTACCCTTATCACTATGACTCATGAAATATTTGGTGATAAGTTTGATATTCGACTTCGCCCAAGCTACTTCCCATTCACAGAGCCTTCAGTTGAAGTTGATGTGACATGCTTTAACTGTATGGGTAAGGGTTGTGATGTCTGCAAGCACACTGGTTGGATTGAAGTGTTAGGTGCTGGAATGGTTCATCCTAATGTTTTGAAGATGGCAGGCGTAGATCCAGACGTTTATGGAGGATTCGCTTTTGGTCTTGGACCAGATAGATTTGCAATGCTTCAATATGGGGTAACTGATATTCGTGACTTCTATTTGAACGATGTTCGGTTCCTAAATCAATTCGACAAGAGGAGTAATTAA
- the pheT gene encoding phenylalanine--tRNA ligase subunit beta — MKLSYKWVKEYLDLNIPAKDLAEKIERTAVEVDSVSRLADGLKKIVTGKVLSMENHPDSDHLHVCQVDVGEEETLQIVCGAPNVAAGQTVIVALPGSRIGGNVKIKKSKMRGVQSNGMICALDEIGFSKDVVPKEWEDGIYVFDDSVPVGEDVYSYLGMDDDVIDLDVTPNRGDMLSVLGTVHDLAAIYDQKPEIKQPTVSEDAAIKVEDELSASADQTLAPTYKLRVVKGVKIAPSPAWLQVRLWTSGIRPINNVVDVTNYILLKYGQPLHAFDRNKIDGNINVRAAKDGESITTLDEEERKLAAGDILITDDNKPVAIAGIMGGLDSEISDDTTDVVIESAIFDSIQIRKTARRLVLHSEASQRFERGINYDTVEDAVNEAAQMMAELAGGKVATGIISATDTPRELPTIHVSDKSVNKVLGTDLSLADVTNIFDRLGFTSVKDGDGLDVTITARRWDIEIPADLNEEVARIYGYDNLPVTLPTGRMGVGALTDTQKNERALRNVLEGLGLTQAISYSLTTEDKAKMFLTRNSSETKLSFPMTQDHSVLRMNLLSGLLDDVAYNKARKVGNVALYEFGRVFFKDSEEQVRPEEVSHVAGVLSGNLVDKSWSHQSVKADFFMVKGIVEKLIKNFAPNGEVEFVADNSIKEMHPGRTAKVLVHGKEVGFVGQIHPVTEKQFKINDTYAFELDFDLLNSLPKNADQFSPISKFPSIKRDIALLVDDAISNDDLLKVISKCGGAYLANIELFDLYTGENVADGKKSLAYSLTFENKRDTLKDDEVNASMEKIKKHLTDELNAEIR; from the coding sequence TTGAAACTTTCATATAAATGGGTAAAAGAATATTTAGATTTAAACATTCCAGCTAAGGATCTTGCCGAAAAGATTGAAAGAACGGCGGTTGAAGTTGACTCGGTAAGCCGTTTAGCTGATGGATTAAAGAAAATTGTAACTGGTAAAGTTTTGAGTATGGAAAACCATCCAGATTCTGATCATTTGCACGTGTGCCAAGTTGACGTTGGTGAAGAAGAGACACTGCAAATCGTTTGTGGTGCGCCTAATGTGGCAGCTGGTCAAACTGTAATTGTTGCTTTGCCAGGTTCACGAATCGGTGGAAATGTAAAAATCAAGAAATCTAAAATGCGCGGTGTTCAATCGAATGGAATGATTTGTGCACTCGATGAAATTGGCTTTTCTAAAGATGTTGTACCAAAGGAATGGGAAGATGGAATTTATGTATTTGATGATTCAGTTCCCGTTGGTGAGGATGTATACAGCTATTTGGGAATGGATGACGATGTAATTGACCTTGATGTGACTCCTAATCGTGGAGATATGTTGAGTGTGTTGGGTACAGTTCATGATTTAGCTGCAATATATGATCAAAAACCAGAAATTAAACAGCCAACAGTAAGTGAAGATGCAGCAATCAAGGTAGAAGATGAACTTTCTGCATCTGCGGACCAAACGCTTGCCCCCACATACAAACTGAGAGTAGTTAAGGGAGTTAAGATTGCTCCTAGTCCAGCTTGGTTACAGGTAAGGCTTTGGACATCTGGAATTAGACCAATTAATAATGTTGTTGATGTTACCAACTACATTCTCTTGAAGTACGGCCAACCTTTACATGCTTTCGATAGAAATAAAATCGATGGTAATATTAACGTTCGAGCTGCTAAGGATGGTGAGTCAATAACAACACTAGATGAAGAAGAACGTAAATTAGCAGCAGGTGACATTTTGATTACTGATGATAATAAGCCAGTTGCAATTGCAGGAATCATGGGTGGATTGGATTCTGAAATCAGTGATGATACTACTGATGTTGTAATTGAATCTGCAATTTTTGATTCAATTCAAATTCGGAAAACAGCAAGACGCCTTGTTCTTCACTCTGAAGCCTCACAACGATTTGAACGGGGAATCAATTACGATACTGTAGAAGATGCTGTAAATGAAGCTGCCCAAATGATGGCTGAACTTGCAGGTGGTAAAGTTGCTACCGGTATTATTTCTGCCACTGACACTCCGCGAGAACTTCCAACGATTCACGTGTCAGATAAAAGTGTTAACAAAGTTCTGGGAACTGATTTGAGCTTAGCAGATGTTACAAACATTTTTGACCGGTTAGGTTTCACTTCAGTAAAAGATGGGGATGGATTAGATGTCACAATTACTGCTCGCCGTTGGGACATTGAAATTCCTGCTGATTTAAATGAAGAGGTAGCCAGAATTTACGGTTATGATAACCTACCAGTGACACTTCCAACGGGGAGAATGGGGGTTGGTGCATTAACTGACACACAAAAGAATGAACGCGCCTTGAGAAACGTTTTAGAAGGGTTAGGCTTAACACAGGCCATCTCATACTCTCTAACTACGGAAGACAAAGCGAAAATGTTTTTAACTAGGAACTCATCTGAAACCAAATTGAGTTTTCCAATGACTCAAGATCATTCAGTACTTAGAATGAACTTACTATCAGGACTGCTTGATGATGTGGCTTACAATAAGGCTCGTAAAGTCGGCAACGTTGCCCTTTATGAATTTGGTCGAGTGTTCTTCAAAGATAGTGAAGAACAAGTTCGTCCTGAAGAAGTTAGCCACGTTGCCGGGGTGCTTTCAGGAAACCTGGTCGATAAGAGTTGGAGCCATCAGTCAGTGAAGGCTGACTTCTTTATGGTCAAGGGGATTGTTGAAAAACTAATCAAGAACTTTGCTCCGAATGGGGAAGTTGAGTTTGTAGCTGACAATTCAATCAAGGAAATGCATCCAGGAAGAACTGCCAAGGTATTGGTCCATGGCAAAGAAGTTGGTTTTGTTGGTCAAATCCATCCGGTAACTGAAAAGCAATTTAAAATTAATGATACTTATGCTTTCGAGCTTGATTTTGATCTTTTGAATTCATTGCCTAAGAATGCTGATCAATTTAGTCCAATTTCTAAATTCCCAAGTATCAAACGTGATATTGCGTTATTAGTTGACGATGCTATAAGTAACGATGATTTATTAAAGGTCATTTCAAAATGTGGTGGAGCATACCTTGCTAACATTGAATTGTTTGACCTTTATACCGGTGAAAATGTTGCTGACGGCAAGAAGTCTTTGGCTTACTCGCTTACTTTTGAGAATAAACGTGATACTCTTAAGGACGATGAAGTCAATGCGTCAATGGAAAAGATTAAAAAACACTTAACAGATGAATTAAATGCAGAAATTAGGTAG
- the mltG gene encoding endolytic transglycosylase MltG: protein MNNGPTTPAPKQNKGLGKKIIITVVTLLVILLAAIGLLGYNYFQESLKPLDPKNEQVSQVHIPLGASNKQIGSILQNKKIVKSGMVFDYYVKSNNMTNFRAGYYQLKPSMSLKRIAKELQKGGSDEPIQSAKGKLLVMEGANIKDISYRISSTTDFSSKSFLSLMKDKTFINSLYKKYPQLLQSAMKAKDVRYRLEGYLFPATYEVKKNMSLEALVTQMVAKTNQVMTPYYSQIKKRHMTVQEFMTLASLAEKEGVNQTDRRKIVGVFMNRIKINMPIQSDISVLYSLGVRNKDLTTKDLQNDSPYNLYKNYGYGPGPFDSPSLSSIQAVLHPLYRSKGYLYFVADTKTGKVYYSKTYAEHQEKSAKYLH from the coding sequence ATGAATAATGGTCCAACAACTCCTGCCCCAAAGCAAAATAAAGGGCTGGGAAAGAAAATAATTATCACCGTTGTGACGTTACTGGTTATTTTACTGGCAGCAATCGGCCTCTTGGGATATAACTATTTCCAAGAGTCACTTAAACCACTTGATCCTAAAAATGAACAAGTTAGCCAAGTTCATATTCCCTTAGGGGCTTCAAACAAGCAAATTGGCTCGATCTTGCAAAATAAAAAGATTGTTAAAAGTGGAATGGTATTTGACTACTATGTTAAGTCAAACAACATGACTAATTTCCGTGCGGGCTATTACCAGTTGAAACCTTCAATGAGTTTGAAGCGAATTGCTAAGGAACTTCAAAAGGGTGGTAGTGACGAACCAATTCAAAGTGCAAAGGGTAAACTTCTTGTCATGGAAGGTGCCAATATCAAGGATATTTCATACAGAATTAGTTCAACCACTGACTTTTCAAGTAAGAGCTTTTTGAGTTTGATGAAGGATAAGACCTTTATCAATTCACTTTATAAGAAGTATCCTCAACTCCTTCAGTCAGCAATGAAAGCTAAGGATGTTAGATATCGGCTTGAGGGCTACTTGTTCCCTGCGACATATGAAGTTAAGAAGAATATGTCACTAGAAGCATTGGTTACTCAAATGGTGGCTAAAACAAATCAAGTAATGACACCTTATTATTCACAAATTAAGAAACGTCACATGACGGTTCAAGAATTTATGACTTTGGCTTCCCTTGCTGAAAAAGAGGGGGTTAATCAGACTGACAGACGTAAAATCGTTGGTGTATTTATGAATAGAATTAAAATTAATATGCCAATTCAGTCAGATATATCTGTTTTGTATTCTCTAGGAGTCAGAAATAAGGACCTTACTACCAAAGACCTACAAAATGATTCTCCATATAATTTGTACAAAAATTATGGATATGGACCAGGACCATTTGATAGCCCAAGCTTGAGTTCAATTCAAGCAGTGCTTCATCCGCTTTATCGTTCTAAGGGATATTTATATTTCGTTGCTGACACCAAAACTGGAAAGGTGTATTATTCAAAGACGTACGCTGAGCACCAGGAAAAAAGTGCGAAGTATCTACACTAA
- the udk gene encoding uridine kinase, with protein sequence MSAKKKPVVIGVTGGSGSGKTTVSRKIFNQLADNSIMILQQDSYYNDQADMSMEERKQVNYDHPLAFDIDLLVAQLKDLLDYKAIEKPVYDYSQYTRSEKTIHQEPREVIILEGILLLDDKRLRDLMDIKVYVDTDDDIRIIRRIQRDNGERGRDLNGIIKQYLSTVKPMYHQFVEPTKRYADIIVPEGGENQVAIDLLTTKIRSILVKRGNKHVANNTDSTI encoded by the coding sequence ATGAGCGCTAAGAAAAAACCGGTAGTAATCGGGGTTACTGGAGGATCAGGTAGTGGGAAAACGACTGTTAGCCGAAAGATTTTTAATCAGCTTGCAGATAATTCAATTATGATCTTGCAACAAGATTCTTACTATAATGATCAGGCTGATATGTCAATGGAGGAGAGAAAGCAGGTTAACTATGATCATCCGCTTGCTTTTGATATTGACTTATTGGTTGCCCAGTTAAAAGATTTGTTAGATTATAAGGCAATTGAAAAGCCGGTTTACGACTATTCTCAATACACTCGAAGTGAGAAAACTATTCACCAAGAGCCTCGAGAAGTTATTATTCTGGAAGGAATCCTTCTATTAGATGATAAACGTCTTCGAGATTTGATGGACATCAAAGTATATGTTGATACTGATGATGATATTCGAATAATTCGGAGAATTCAGCGAGACAACGGTGAACGTGGTCGTGACTTGAATGGTATCATCAAGCAGTATCTTAGTACTGTAAAACCCATGTATCATCAATTCGTTGAGCCAACTAAACGGTATGCTGATATCATTGTTCCTGAAGGTGGGGAAAATCAAGTTGCGATTGACTTGTTAACCACCAAAATCCGTTCAATACTAGTTAAGCGTGGTAACAAACACGTTGCAAATAACACCGATTCAACAATTTAG